The Caulifigura coniformis genome includes a region encoding these proteins:
- a CDS encoding carboxypeptidase-like regulatory domain-containing protein: MTRLRTLRFAMVVTAGLGVAAPHCLLQAGEKPVAAKKAAPKVADVTLTQNGALAGAVVSEAGSPVDGAIVTLTKEGKPVAKTTTNAKGKFALASVRSGSYELKAGHTTRLVRLWNSDVAPPASAENATLVMDSTTVRAQDGYSDPYYEAGGLDFISLGTLGVATAGLAVGIVNQSDLNDIQDDIDSVGSP; encoded by the coding sequence ATGACCAGACTCCGAACGCTTCGCTTCGCGATGGTGGTGACCGCCGGCCTCGGCGTTGCCGCCCCGCATTGTCTGCTGCAGGCCGGCGAGAAGCCGGTTGCGGCGAAGAAGGCTGCCCCGAAGGTGGCCGACGTCACTCTGACGCAGAACGGCGCCCTGGCGGGTGCTGTGGTTTCGGAAGCCGGCTCGCCGGTGGACGGGGCCATCGTCACGTTGACGAAGGAAGGCAAGCCCGTTGCCAAGACGACCACGAACGCCAAGGGGAAGTTTGCCCTGGCGAGCGTGCGGTCGGGCTCGTACGAGCTGAAGGCCGGCCACACGACGCGCCTGGTGCGTCTGTGGAACTCGGACGTGGCGCCCCCCGCCTCGGCTGAGAACGCCACCCTCGTGATGGACTCCACCACGGTTCGCGCTCAGGACGGATACTCTGATCCGTACTACGAGGCGGGCGGTCTGGACTTCATTTCGCTGGGCACCCTGGGCGTCGCCACGGCCGGACTGGCCGTTGGGATCGTCAACCAGTCGGACCTGAACGACATCCAGGACGACATCGACAGCGTTGGCAGCCCGTAA
- the tpx gene encoding thiol peroxidase has translation MPQITLKGNPVKLPGTEIKVGQKAPDFNLQDAGLADVTLASSAGKTRIIAAVPSIDTPVCALETKRFNEEAGKLGNVEVLVVSMDLPFGQKRWCGAEGISSVKCLSDHRTGKFGKDYGVLVEGGPFDRVYARAVFVVGPDDVVKHVEYVKEIAEHPNYEAVLAAAK, from the coding sequence ATGCCGCAGATCACGCTCAAGGGAAATCCGGTCAAACTGCCGGGAACCGAAATCAAAGTCGGCCAGAAGGCTCCCGATTTCAATCTGCAGGACGCCGGCCTTGCGGATGTGACGCTCGCCAGTTCGGCCGGCAAGACGCGGATCATCGCGGCTGTCCCCTCGATCGACACGCCGGTGTGCGCGCTGGAGACGAAGCGATTCAACGAAGAGGCGGGCAAGCTGGGCAATGTCGAAGTCCTCGTCGTCTCAATGGATCTGCCGTTCGGCCAGAAGCGATGGTGCGGCGCGGAAGGCATCAGCAGCGTCAAATGCCTGAGCGATCACCGGACCGGAAAGTTCGGCAAGGACTACGGCGTGCTGGTTGAAGGGGGTCCGTTCGACCGCGTGTATGCCCGGGCCGTGTTCGTCGTCGGTCCGGACGACGTGGTCAAGCACGTGGAATACGTAAAAGAGATCGCAGAGCACCCGAACTACGAGGCTGTTCTGGCCGCCGCGAAATAA
- a CDS encoding DUF1559 domain-containing protein, producing MFRQRIRAAFTLIELLVVIAIIAILIALLLPAVQQAREAARRTQCRNKLKQIGLAMHNYESTHRVLPPGFLFQGNLMANRGDRPNRAPGWAWSTMILPFVDQAPIYNQMDFTGRKMWEEPNRTLISSKIEIAQCPSSPIPPYFKVGTTAGNPPFGYDTPGLTATNYVAVGGPFQLSQYFDSAASRKLGILMEDSSTGFRDVSDGLSNSLLVGETNYWGNGSSAGTGSFLWDPAWYGRYQSANGGTADSPESIMRAGEFRINPPSIASVVIKRNSFSSMHVGGAFFTLGDGSVRFISENIQHTETPFSATVNWVTVGTFQRLCARNDGQVVGEF from the coding sequence ATGTTCCGCCAGAGAATCCGTGCTGCCTTCACGCTGATCGAGCTGCTCGTGGTGATCGCGATCATTGCCATCCTGATCGCGCTGCTTCTTCCGGCGGTGCAGCAGGCGCGGGAGGCCGCCCGCCGGACTCAATGCCGCAACAAGCTGAAGCAGATCGGGCTGGCGATGCACAACTACGAGAGCACGCACCGGGTTCTTCCGCCGGGGTTCCTGTTCCAGGGGAACCTGATGGCCAATCGGGGTGATCGTCCCAACCGTGCTCCGGGCTGGGCGTGGTCGACGATGATCCTGCCGTTCGTTGACCAGGCGCCGATCTACAACCAGATGGACTTCACGGGGAGGAAGATGTGGGAGGAGCCGAACCGGACGCTGATCTCGTCGAAGATCGAGATCGCGCAGTGTCCTTCGTCCCCGATTCCGCCGTATTTCAAAGTGGGGACGACGGCGGGGAATCCTCCGTTTGGCTACGACACTCCGGGGCTGACGGCGACCAACTACGTTGCGGTCGGCGGGCCGTTTCAGCTGAGCCAGTACTTCGATTCGGCGGCGTCGCGGAAACTTGGAATCCTGATGGAGGACAGCAGCACGGGATTCCGGGACGTCTCGGACGGATTGTCGAACTCGCTGCTCGTCGGAGAGACCAATTACTGGGGTAACGGCAGCAGCGCCGGGACGGGGAGCTTCCTGTGGGATCCGGCGTGGTACGGACGGTACCAGTCCGCGAATGGCGGGACGGCCGATTCGCCGGAGAGCATCATGCGGGCCGGCGAATTCCGCATCAATCCGCCGTCGATCGCCTCGGTGGTGATCAAGCGGAACTCCTTCAGCAGCATGCACGTTGGCGGCGCATTCTTCACGCTGGGGGACGGTTCCGTGCGGTTCATTTCGGAGAACATTCAGCACACGGAAACGCCGTTCTCCGCCACGGTGAACTGGGTGACGGTCGGCACGTTCCAGCGTCTGTGCGCCCGGAACGATGGTCAGGTCGTTGGTGAGTTCTGA
- a CDS encoding carboxypeptidase-like regulatory domain-containing protein, with translation MTGSFRMVSLCAVVLLAGCSRNELLSEVTGRVTLDGRPLTDAMIIFSPTGTGTTSYGRTDSDGRYRMLFRDNEYGAWLGENLVRISTFDLGSGDVAGKKELVPAVYNTRSTTKVTVASGANTHDFDLKSDAGKIIQGPKD, from the coding sequence ATGACGGGCTCGTTCAGAATGGTTTCGCTGTGCGCTGTCGTGCTTCTGGCCGGTTGCAGCCGGAATGAATTGCTCTCGGAAGTGACCGGGCGCGTCACGCTGGATGGTCGCCCGCTCACGGATGCGATGATCATCTTCAGTCCGACGGGGACGGGGACGACGTCGTACGGCCGGACCGACAGCGATGGGCGATATCGGATGCTGTTTCGCGACAACGAATACGGGGCCTGGCTGGGAGAGAACCTCGTGAGGATCTCGACGTTCGATCTCGGTTCGGGCGACGTGGCCGGAAAGAAGGAGCTTGTTCCGGCGGTCTACAACACGAGGTCGACCACGAAGGTGACCGTGGCGTCGGGGGCGAACACGCACGATTTCGATCTGAAGTCGGACGCGGGGAAGATCATCCAGGGGCCGAAGGACTGA
- a CDS encoding sulfatase-like hydrolase/transferase: MRIAALLVLSALSTTATAAEKPNILFLFADDMTYAAIRELGNPEIQTPNLDRLARQGTCFTHASNMGGYHGAVCVASRTMLVTGRSVWRARELDHQMKQKEEVGALWPERMHAAGYETYHSGKWHVSTDPAKRFDHLGHYRPGGMPATVPESYNRPLAGKPDPWSPSDPKHKGFWEGGKHWSEVVADDAIGFLDDAATRGKPFFMYIAFNAPHDPRQSPQSFVDRYPASQIQVPKSFLPEYPWKDQIGCDPKLRDEALGPFPRTEHAVQVHRQEYYAIITHLDEQIGRILDHLEKSGKAANTYVFFTADHGLAVGHHGLMGKQNLFDHSVRVPFLARGEKFQAGGRVATPIYLQDVMPTSLELAGAEIPESVEFKSLLPLAEGQPSPHHGDAIYGAYTMTQRSVTKDGFKLVVYPNVPKLLLFDLKADPDEIHDLSGETVHQGRVATMFQDLQMLQKRLSDPLVLQASAYGLP; encoded by the coding sequence ATGCGCATCGCCGCCCTGCTCGTTTTGAGTGCCCTTTCCACAACGGCCACGGCTGCTGAGAAGCCGAACATCCTGTTCCTATTCGCCGACGACATGACGTATGCGGCGATTCGGGAACTGGGGAACCCGGAGATCCAGACTCCGAATCTCGATCGCCTGGCGCGTCAGGGGACGTGTTTCACGCATGCCTCCAACATGGGGGGCTATCACGGGGCGGTGTGCGTGGCGAGCCGAACCATGCTGGTGACCGGGCGCTCGGTGTGGCGGGCGCGGGAACTGGACCACCAGATGAAGCAGAAGGAGGAGGTGGGGGCGCTGTGGCCTGAGCGCATGCACGCGGCGGGCTATGAGACGTATCACTCGGGGAAGTGGCACGTTTCGACGGACCCGGCCAAGAGGTTCGATCATCTCGGGCATTACCGCCCGGGGGGGATGCCGGCGACGGTTCCGGAGTCGTACAACCGTCCGCTGGCCGGGAAGCCCGACCCGTGGTCGCCTTCCGATCCGAAGCACAAGGGATTCTGGGAGGGTGGGAAACACTGGAGCGAAGTCGTCGCCGATGACGCGATCGGTTTCCTGGACGATGCGGCCACGCGCGGGAAGCCGTTCTTCATGTACATCGCGTTCAACGCGCCGCACGATCCGCGGCAGTCGCCGCAATCGTTCGTCGACCGCTATCCGGCGTCGCAGATCCAGGTGCCGAAGAGTTTCCTGCCGGAGTATCCGTGGAAGGACCAGATCGGGTGTGATCCCAAGCTGAGGGATGAGGCGCTCGGGCCGTTCCCGCGAACGGAGCACGCGGTCCAGGTGCACCGGCAGGAGTACTATGCGATCATCACTCATCTCGATGAGCAGATCGGCCGCATTCTCGACCACCTGGAAAAGTCGGGGAAAGCGGCCAATACGTACGTGTTCTTTACGGCGGATCACGGCCTGGCGGTGGGGCATCACGGGCTGATGGGGAAGCAGAACCTGTTCGACCACAGCGTGCGGGTTCCGTTCCTCGCGCGGGGTGAGAAGTTCCAGGCGGGGGGGCGTGTGGCGACTCCGATCTACCTGCAGGACGTCATGCCGACCTCGCTGGAGCTGGCGGGGGCCGAGATCCCGGAGAGCGTTGAATTCAAGAGCCTGCTCCCCCTGGCGGAGGGGCAGCCGTCGCCCCACCATGGGGATGCGATCTACGGGGCGTACACGATGACGCAGCGGAGCGTGACGAAGGACGGGTTCAAGCTGGTGGTTTATCCGAACGTTCCCAAGCTGCTGCTGTTCGACCTGAAGGCCGATCCGGACGAGATTCACGACCTGAGCGGCGAAACGGTGCACCAGGGGCGGGTCGCGACGATGTTTCAGGACTTGCAGATGCTTCAAAAGCGGCTGTCCGATCCGCTTGTTCTGCAGGCGTCGGCCTATGGTCTGCCATAG
- a CDS encoding FmdB family zinc ribbon protein: MPTYDYRCKKCGHTWELFQSIKAEPIKKCPECKKNQAERVIGPGAAILFKGSGFYLTDYRSDSYKKAAAADKPSSGSDSSSSSKSSDSKPAPKSKKSGE; this comes from the coding sequence ATGCCAACGTACGATTACCGTTGCAAGAAATGCGGCCATACCTGGGAGCTGTTCCAGTCGATCAAGGCCGAGCCGATCAAGAAGTGTCCGGAGTGCAAAAAGAACCAGGCCGAGCGCGTTATCGGCCCCGGCGCCGCCATCCTCTTCAAGGGGTCCGGCTTCTACCTGACCGACTACCGCAGCGACTCCTACAAAAAAGCCGCCGCCGCCGATAAGCCCAGCTCCGGCTCCGACAGCTCCTCGTCATCGAAGTCGAGCGACTCGAAGCCCGCCCCCAAGTCGAAAAAGAGCGGCGAATAA
- a CDS encoding PQQ-binding-like beta-propeller repeat protein, which translates to MPLLARFTFLAAIVTATIASAADPLDWTYWRGPRFDGTSPEKNIPDKWDPDGGEGSNLLWKAPIGSRSTPIVMNGKLYLITADKPDVAKEEREKIVCLDAATGEVKWETAFNVFLTDVPRERTGWSSVCGDPETGNIFYMGVGATFACLNGETGAILWDKSLFEEYGFLTTYGGRTNFPLVHENNVIISAVVIGWGEQAKPNHRFIAFDKRNGQPVWFEGTRPLPEDTTYSAPVLAVVDGELQMVAGGGDGSLYGIQPRTGKKLWQYDISSHGLNVSPLVVNNRVYCGHSEENQDSNASGAVFCLDATKRGNITKTGVIWRTLEVMVGRASPLLVGDRLYVADDGGKLYVLNAEDGKLLDKRGAKLGTMVRASPMFFDGKIFQNDVNRGAYIFKPAEKGVEQLHYVRFARGEDCFGSPICSHGKVYLPTTSNLYCFGNKDWKPTDVDPIPEPAKETPKSSDTTPAWVQVTPVEVLLKPKSKQPYQVRLYNAKGQYLRLASAEDKVEFSIKGPGKISETGEYEIPGDFQGQAAVYVTAKLGELTGGARARIVPDLPWNWTFDDGEVPITWVGAQYRHVVIDWDLFEKLRKEDKRAAEMYLYLYPALQNLGAPKMTLDDSTPQQRWTEFLRYLNLETAADRPRTKDDAEKMFGPSLQKLVDEKVFAGAEWGVWDRPTSEEGKTYPEPRLTLTKGTRGIQGNGVMCKLMTIPKGARSQGTMGQIDLHDYTMQADVLGLGRDGKLPDIGLIAQRYACVLMGANQQIQLRTWHAQLERFSADYPFAWEPDTWYTLKFSASTEGNKATLRAKIWKRGETEPSNWMVEATDDVANRIGSPGLFGDSKVAEFFYDNLSVTPN; encoded by the coding sequence ATGCCGCTTCTTGCTCGCTTCACGTTCCTGGCTGCGATCGTGACGGCCACGATCGCCTCCGCCGCCGATCCGCTTGACTGGACCTACTGGCGAGGCCCGCGTTTCGACGGCACCTCGCCCGAGAAGAACATCCCTGACAAATGGGATCCGGACGGCGGCGAGGGGAGCAACCTCCTGTGGAAGGCTCCGATCGGCAGCCGGTCCACGCCGATCGTGATGAACGGCAAGCTGTATCTCATTACGGCGGACAAGCCGGATGTGGCGAAGGAGGAACGGGAAAAGATCGTCTGTCTTGACGCCGCGACCGGCGAGGTGAAGTGGGAGACGGCGTTCAACGTGTTCCTGACCGACGTGCCGCGCGAGCGGACCGGCTGGTCGAGCGTCTGCGGCGATCCGGAAACGGGCAATATTTTCTACATGGGCGTCGGCGCCACGTTCGCCTGTCTGAATGGCGAGACCGGAGCCATCCTGTGGGACAAGTCGCTGTTCGAGGAATACGGATTCCTGACGACCTACGGCGGCCGGACCAACTTCCCGCTCGTCCATGAGAACAACGTCATCATCTCGGCCGTGGTGATCGGCTGGGGGGAGCAGGCGAAGCCGAATCATCGGTTCATCGCGTTCGACAAGCGGAACGGCCAGCCGGTGTGGTTCGAAGGAACCCGTCCGCTGCCGGAAGATACGACGTACAGCGCCCCGGTGCTGGCGGTCGTCGACGGCGAGCTGCAGATGGTGGCCGGCGGGGGGGATGGATCGCTGTACGGTATTCAGCCCCGCACGGGCAAGAAGCTGTGGCAGTACGACATCTCTTCGCACGGACTCAATGTTTCACCGCTGGTGGTGAACAATCGCGTGTACTGCGGACACAGCGAAGAGAACCAGGACTCGAACGCGTCGGGGGCGGTCTTCTGCCTCGACGCCACCAAGAGGGGCAACATCACGAAGACGGGCGTGATCTGGCGGACCCTGGAAGTGATGGTCGGTCGAGCCTCGCCGCTTCTCGTTGGCGATCGCCTGTATGTCGCGGATGACGGCGGCAAGCTGTACGTCCTGAACGCGGAGGACGGCAAGCTGCTGGATAAGCGGGGCGCGAAGCTCGGCACGATGGTGCGGGCCAGCCCGATGTTTTTCGACGGCAAGATCTTCCAGAACGACGTGAACCGCGGGGCGTACATCTTCAAGCCGGCGGAAAAGGGCGTGGAGCAGCTCCACTACGTGCGGTTCGCGCGGGGCGAAGACTGCTTCGGCTCACCGATCTGCTCGCACGGCAAGGTTTACCTGCCGACGACGAGCAACCTGTATTGCTTCGGCAACAAGGACTGGAAGCCGACCGACGTCGATCCGATCCCGGAACCCGCGAAGGAAACTCCGAAGTCGTCGGACACCACGCCGGCGTGGGTGCAGGTGACTCCGGTCGAGGTCCTGCTGAAGCCGAAGTCGAAGCAGCCGTACCAGGTTCGGCTGTACAACGCCAAAGGCCAGTACCTGCGTCTGGCCAGCGCCGAGGACAAGGTCGAGTTTTCGATCAAGGGACCGGGCAAGATTTCGGAAACCGGCGAGTACGAGATCCCCGGCGACTTCCAGGGGCAGGCTGCGGTTTACGTGACCGCCAAGCTGGGCGAGCTGACGGGCGGCGCCCGGGCCCGGATCGTGCCGGACCTTCCCTGGAACTGGACCTTCGACGATGGCGAAGTGCCGATCACGTGGGTCGGCGCCCAGTACCGGCACGTGGTGATCGACTGGGATCTGTTCGAGAAGCTCCGCAAGGAGGACAAGCGGGCGGCGGAGATGTACCTGTACCTGTACCCGGCCCTGCAGAACCTCGGCGCACCGAAGATGACGCTCGACGACTCGACTCCGCAGCAGCGGTGGACCGAGTTCCTGCGGTATCTCAACCTGGAGACGGCGGCGGACCGTCCGCGGACGAAGGATGACGCGGAGAAGATGTTCGGCCCGTCCCTGCAGAAGCTGGTTGACGAGAAGGTCTTCGCCGGCGCCGAGTGGGGCGTCTGGGATCGTCCCACCAGCGAGGAAGGGAAGACCTACCCCGAGCCGCGGCTGACGCTGACGAAGGGGACGCGCGGCATCCAGGGGAACGGCGTCATGTGCAAGCTGATGACGATTCCCAAAGGCGCCCGCAGCCAGGGAACCATGGGACAGATCGACCTTCATGATTACACCATGCAGGCAGATGTCCTGGGTCTCGGGCGTGACGGGAAGCTACCGGACATCGGCCTCATCGCGCAGCGTTACGCCTGCGTGCTGATGGGGGCCAACCAGCAGATCCAGCTTCGGACGTGGCACGCTCAGCTCGAGCGGTTCTCGGCGGACTATCCGTTCGCCTGGGAGCCGGACACGTGGTACACCCTGAAGTTCTCGGCTTCGACCGAAGGGAACAAGGCGACCCTGCGGGCGAAGATCTGGAAGCGGGGGGAGACGGAGCCTTCGAACTGGATGGTCGAAGCGACGGACGACGTCGCCAACCGGATCGGCAGCCCGGGTCTGTTCGGGGACTCCAAGGTCGCGGAGTTCTTCTATGACAACCTGAGCGTGACGCCCAACTGA